One segment of Panulirus ornatus isolate Po-2019 chromosome 33, ASM3632096v1, whole genome shotgun sequence DNA contains the following:
- the LOC139759406 gene encoding uncharacterized protein: MPSKEELCFLSEAKATTTQDFLARDIDNLVYEIKENLRLKSRPAHLSGGKARTRASPYSVPSRTESKCGCCEGRRCLRRGIAARRSSDDPYEALQELLKDGDLIKEAVRRLQLGLSPKQRVYYDSDDELRTPPYPFDHIEV; encoded by the coding sequence ATGCCGAGCAAAGAAGAGCTGTGTTTCCTTTCTGAGGCAAAGGCAACAACTACACAAGACTTTCTGGCAAGAGACATTGATAATTTAGTGTATGAAATTAAGGAAAACTTGAGATTAAAATCTCGACCGGCACACTTAAGTGGCGGTAAGGCAAGGACCCGAGCATCTCCTTACAGTGTTCCTTCCCGGACTGAAAGCAaatgtgggtgttgtgagggccgACGCTGTCTACGACGAGGTATTGCAGCAAGAAGAAGCTCTGACGACCCTTACGAGGCGTTACAAGAACTACTCAAGGATGGTGATCTCATTAAGGAGGCGGTAAGAAGGCTCCAGCTTGGACTTTCTCCCAAACAACGGGTATATTATGACTCAGATGACGAACTCAGAACACCACCATACCCTTTTGATCATATAGAAGTTTGA